One segment of Mycobacterium spongiae DNA contains the following:
- a CDS encoding steroid 3-ketoacyl-CoA thiolase, whose amino-acid sequence MGNPVIVEATRSPIGKRNGWLSGLHATELLGAVQKALVDKAGSASDFQVSDVEQVIGGCVTQFGEQSNNISRTAWLTAGLPEHIGATTVDCQCGSGQQANHLIAGLIAAGAIDVGIACGIEAMSRVGLGANAGPERSWRAESWDIDMPNQFEAAERIAKRRGITREDIDAFGFESQLRAKRAWEEGRFDREISPIEAPVLDEQKQPTQDRHMVSRDQGLRDTTMEGLSELKPVLEGGIHTAGTSSQISDGAAALLLMDEDKAKAMGLRPRARIVSQALIGAEPYYHLDGPVQSTAKVLEKAGMKIGDIDIVEINEAFASVVLSWARVHEPDMARVNVNGGAIALGHPVGCTGSRLFTTALHELERADQSTALITMCAGGALSTGTIIERI is encoded by the coding sequence ATGGGTAACCCGGTAATCGTTGAAGCCACTCGCAGCCCGATCGGCAAACGCAATGGATGGCTCTCGGGGCTGCATGCGACCGAGCTACTCGGCGCGGTGCAAAAAGCGCTGGTCGACAAGGCCGGTTCCGCGTCCGACTTTCAAGTCAGCGACGTCGAACAGGTCATCGGCGGATGCGTGACTCAGTTCGGCGAGCAATCCAACAACATCAGCCGGACCGCGTGGCTGACCGCCGGTCTGCCCGAACACATCGGCGCTACCACGGTCGATTGCCAGTGCGGCAGCGGGCAGCAAGCCAACCACCTGATCGCTGGTCTGATCGCCGCCGGTGCTATTGATGTCGGCATCGCGTGCGGTATCGAAGCGATGAGCCGGGTCGGGCTGGGCGCCAATGCGGGTCCGGAACGCAGTTGGCGCGCGGAGTCGTGGGACATCGACATGCCGAACCAGTTCGAAGCCGCCGAGCGGATCGCCAAACGCCGCGGAATCACCCGCGAGGATATCGACGCCTTCGGATTCGAGTCGCAGCTGCGCGCGAAGCGGGCTTGGGAGGAGGGCCGGTTCGACCGCGAGATTTCACCGATCGAGGCGCCGGTGCTCGATGAGCAGAAGCAGCCCACTCAGGACCGCCATATGGTCTCGCGGGACCAAGGGCTGCGCGACACCACTATGGAGGGGCTGAGCGAACTCAAGCCGGTGCTCGAGGGCGGGATCCACACGGCGGGCACGTCGTCGCAGATTTCCGACGGTGCGGCGGCGTTGTTGTTGATGGATGAAGACAAAGCCAAGGCCATGGGTCTACGGCCGCGAGCCCGGATCGTCAGTCAGGCGCTGATCGGCGCCGAGCCGTACTACCACCTGGACGGACCGGTGCAGTCGACGGCGAAGGTGTTGGAGAAGGCCGGTATGAAGATAGGTGACATCGACATCGTCGAGATCAATGAGGCGTTCGCATCGGTGGTGCTGTCCTGGGCGCGGGTGCACGAGCCTGACATGGCGCGGGTCAACGTCAACGGCGGCGCGATTGCGTTGGGCCACCCGGTGGGTTGCACGGGCAGCCGGCTCTTCACTACCGCTTTGCATGAGCTCGAACGCGCGGATCAGAGCACAGCGCTGATCACGATGTGTGCGGGCGGGGCTCTGTCTACCGGCACGATCATCGAGCGCATCTAG
- a CDS encoding MaoC family dehydratase, which produces MSAPTLEVGTTLPELKLHGDPTFIISTALATRDFQDVHHDRDKAQAKGSKDIFVNILTDTGLVQRYVTDWAGPSAMVKSIGLRLGVPWYAYDTVTFSGEVSAVEDRLITVKVVGRNSLGDHVVATVKLTIGEA; this is translated from the coding sequence ATGAGCGCACCGACCCTCGAGGTGGGAACGACGCTGCCGGAGCTCAAGCTCCACGGTGATCCCACGTTCATCATCTCAACAGCATTGGCTACCAGGGATTTTCAGGATGTGCACCACGACCGAGACAAGGCCCAGGCCAAGGGGTCCAAGGACATCTTCGTCAACATCCTGACTGACACCGGTTTGGTCCAGCGCTACGTCACCGACTGGGCAGGGCCGTCGGCTATGGTCAAGTCGATCGGACTCCGGCTTGGGGTCCCGTGGTATGCGTATGACACGGTGACGTTCTCCGGTGAGGTGTCCGCCGTGGAGGATCGGCTGATCACCGTGAAAGTCGTGGGCCGCAATAGTCTTGGTGACCACGTCGTCGCGACCGTCAAGCTGACGATTGGGGAAGCCTAG
- a CDS encoding acyl-CoA dehydrogenase family protein: protein MDFDLTETQQAVADVVASVLDREDSSATTPTADSAWAALVDGGVTALPVPERLGGDGVGLCEVGTLLTEVGRRGVVTPALATLGLGVVPLLELASDEQQDRFLSGVTKGGVLTAALNEPGTALPDRPATTLANGRLSGTKVGVAYAEQADWMIVTADSAVVVVSPTADGVQLVRTPTSDGSAEHAVTFREVVVTDSDVLAGATARRVNQLALAAIGALADGLVAGALRLTADYVANRKQFGKPLSTFQTVAAQLAEVYIASRTIDLAAKSVLWRLAEGRDADDDLDVLAYWLTSQAPPAMQICHHLHGGMGMDITYPMHRYYSTIKDLIRLVGGPAYRLDLVGAQCS, encoded by the coding sequence ATGGATTTCGATCTCACTGAAACCCAACAGGCTGTCGCCGATGTCGTCGCGTCGGTACTCGATCGGGAAGACAGCTCGGCGACGACGCCGACGGCTGATTCGGCCTGGGCTGCGTTGGTCGACGGAGGCGTGACGGCACTGCCAGTGCCGGAGCGCCTCGGTGGCGACGGCGTGGGTCTGTGCGAGGTTGGAACCCTGTTAACCGAGGTGGGCCGCCGCGGCGTGGTCACGCCAGCGCTGGCGACCCTGGGCCTTGGCGTGGTTCCGCTGCTCGAGCTGGCATCCGACGAGCAGCAGGATCGGTTCCTGAGCGGGGTAACCAAGGGTGGGGTGCTGACCGCGGCGCTCAACGAGCCTGGCACTGCGCTACCCGACCGGCCGGCCACGACGTTGGCGAATGGGCGGTTGTCGGGCACCAAAGTCGGCGTCGCGTACGCCGAGCAGGCGGATTGGATGATCGTGACCGCTGATAGTGCGGTCGTGGTGGTATCCCCGACGGCCGACGGTGTACAGCTGGTACGTACGCCGACGTCGGATGGTTCCGCAGAGCACGCGGTGACATTCAGGGAAGTAGTGGTTACCGACTCTGATGTCCTAGCGGGAGCGACAGCGCGTCGAGTCAACCAGTTGGCGTTGGCCGCGATCGGGGCGCTTGCCGACGGCCTGGTAGCCGGGGCGTTACGGCTCACCGCTGACTATGTGGCAAACCGGAAGCAATTCGGGAAGCCATTGTCGACGTTCCAGACGGTGGCAGCGCAGCTCGCGGAGGTCTATATCGCCTCGCGCACGATCGACTTGGCGGCCAAATCGGTGTTGTGGCGCCTAGCGGAGGGCCGAGATGCCGATGACGATCTGGACGTTCTCGCCTACTGGCTGACATCACAAGCGCCGCCGGCCATGCAGATCTGCCATCATCTGCACGGTGGTATGGGTATGGATATCACCTATCCGATGCACCGGTATTACTCCACGATCAAAGACCTGATCCGGTTAGTGGGCGGGCCAGCTTATCGTCTCGACCTGGTGGGGGCGCAATGTTCATAG
- a CDS encoding cytochrome P450, translating to MPSPNLPPGFDFTDPEIYAQRLPIDEFAEVRATEPIWWNAQAPGKGGGFHDGGFWAITKHKDVKEISRRSDIFSSWQDGVIPRFHNDIAREDIEVQRFVMLNMDAPHHTRLRKIISRGFTPRAIGRLRGELEERAQNIAKTAAAAGSGDFVEQVSCELPLQAIAGLIGVPQEDRGKLFDWSNEMTGTEDPEFAHIDPKASSAELMAYAMRMAEIKAKNPGDDIVTALIEADIEGEKLSDDEFSFFVVMLAVAGNETSRNSITQGMMAFADNPDQWELFKKERPETAADEIVRWATPVTAFQRTALEDYELSGVQIKKGQRVVMFYRSANFDEEVFEDPFTFNILRSPNPHVGFGGTGAHYCIGANLAKMTIDLIFNAVADHMPDLKPISAPERLKSGWLNGIKHWQVDYTGKCPVAH from the coding sequence GTGCCCAGTCCGAATCTTCCGCCCGGGTTCGATTTCACCGACCCCGAGATCTACGCCCAGCGATTGCCGATCGATGAGTTTGCCGAGGTGCGGGCCACCGAGCCGATCTGGTGGAATGCACAGGCTCCCGGCAAGGGCGGGGGCTTCCACGACGGCGGGTTCTGGGCGATCACCAAGCACAAGGACGTCAAAGAGATTTCCCGGCGTAGCGACATCTTCTCCAGCTGGCAGGACGGGGTGATACCGCGGTTCCACAACGACATCGCACGCGAGGACATCGAAGTGCAGCGCTTCGTCATGCTCAACATGGACGCGCCGCACCATACCCGGCTCCGCAAGATCATCTCTCGGGGTTTCACGCCGCGGGCCATCGGACGGTTGCGGGGCGAACTCGAAGAGCGCGCCCAGAACATTGCCAAAACCGCGGCGGCCGCCGGTTCCGGAGACTTCGTCGAGCAGGTGTCGTGTGAACTGCCGCTGCAGGCGATCGCCGGCTTGATCGGCGTCCCGCAGGAAGACCGCGGCAAGCTGTTCGACTGGTCGAACGAGATGACCGGTACCGAAGACCCCGAGTTCGCTCATATCGACCCGAAGGCCTCCTCCGCGGAGTTGATGGCCTATGCGATGCGGATGGCCGAGATCAAGGCCAAGAATCCAGGCGATGACATCGTGACAGCGCTGATCGAAGCCGATATCGAGGGCGAAAAGCTCTCCGACGACGAGTTCAGCTTCTTCGTGGTGATGCTTGCCGTGGCTGGCAACGAGACCAGTCGCAACTCCATAACGCAGGGGATGATGGCGTTCGCCGACAACCCTGACCAATGGGAGCTGTTCAAGAAAGAGCGCCCCGAGACGGCTGCCGACGAGATTGTCCGCTGGGCTACCCCGGTCACCGCGTTCCAGCGCACCGCACTCGAGGACTACGAGTTGTCCGGCGTGCAGATCAAGAAGGGCCAGCGGGTCGTGATGTTCTATCGGTCGGCAAACTTTGACGAAGAGGTTTTCGAGGATCCGTTCACGTTCAACATCTTGCGGAGCCCCAATCCGCACGTGGGCTTCGGCGGCACCGGTGCGCACTACTGCATCGGCGCCAACCTAGCCAAGATGACCATCGACCTGATCTTCAACGCCGTGGCGGACCACATGCCCGACCTCAAGCCGATATCGGCACCTGAGCGGTTGAAGTCCGGCTGGCTCAACGGCATCAAGCACTGGCAGGTCGACTACACCGGCAAGTGTCCGGTAGCTCACTGA
- a CDS encoding SDR family oxidoreductase → MGLLDGRVVIVTGAGGGIGRAHALAFASEGARVVVNDIGVGLDGSPAGGGSAAQSVVDEITTAGGEAVANGSNVADWDQAAGLIQSAVEAFGGLDVLVNNAGIVRDRMMANTSEEEFDAVIAVHLKGHFAMMRHAGSYWRGLSKAGKAVDARIINTSSGAGLQGSVGQGNYSAAKAGVAAMTLVGAAEMGRYGVTVNAIAPSARTRMTETVFADMMAKPDAGFDAMAPENVSPLVVWLGSTQSRDVTGRVFEVEGGIVRVAEGWAHGPQADKGAKWDPAELGQVVSGLLSKSRPPMPVYGAGS, encoded by the coding sequence ATGGGCTTGCTCGATGGCCGGGTAGTCATCGTCACCGGAGCGGGCGGCGGTATCGGTCGCGCGCACGCGCTCGCGTTCGCTTCCGAGGGCGCGCGCGTGGTGGTCAACGACATCGGCGTGGGGCTGGACGGTTCGCCCGCGGGAGGCGGCAGCGCGGCGCAGAGCGTCGTCGACGAGATCACCACGGCCGGTGGCGAAGCCGTCGCAAACGGGTCCAATGTCGCGGACTGGGATCAGGCAGCCGGTCTGATTCAGTCGGCGGTCGAGGCCTTCGGCGGTCTGGATGTCCTGGTTAACAACGCCGGCATCGTGCGGGACCGGATGATGGCCAACACCAGCGAAGAGGAATTCGATGCCGTCATCGCCGTGCACCTCAAGGGCCACTTCGCCATGATGCGGCACGCTGGGTCGTATTGGCGCGGGTTGTCAAAAGCGGGCAAAGCCGTTGATGCACGGATCATTAACACCAGTTCGGGCGCTGGCTTGCAGGGCAGCGTCGGGCAGGGGAACTACAGTGCCGCCAAGGCCGGCGTCGCGGCGATGACGCTCGTCGGCGCCGCGGAAATGGGTCGCTACGGCGTCACCGTCAATGCCATCGCTCCGTCAGCTCGCACGCGGATGACCGAGACCGTATTCGCCGACATGATGGCAAAGCCGGATGCGGGATTCGACGCGATGGCGCCGGAAAATGTTTCGCCGCTGGTGGTTTGGCTCGGTAGCACGCAATCCCGTGACGTGACCGGCAGGGTTTTCGAGGTCGAGGGCGGCATTGTCCGCGTTGCCGAGGGCTGGGCGCACGGCCCTCAGGCTGATAAGGGCGCCAAGTGGGACCCAGCTGAGCTGGGCCAAGTCGTCAGCGGTCTGCTGTCCAAGTCGCGGCCGCCGATGCCCGTCTACGGCGCGGGCTCCTAA
- a CDS encoding SDR family oxidoreductase: protein MTRPHSADAINVGLAGRVVLVTGGVRGVGAGISSVFAEQGATVITCARRAVETLPYEFHCCDIRDEDSVARLMSAIGEEHGRLDVLVNNAGGSPYALAAEATPNFHRKIVELNLLAPLLVSQHANALMQEQPNGGSIVNVCSVSGRRPSPGTAAYGAAKAGFENLTATLAMEWAPKIRVNALVVGMVETEQSELFYGDAESVARVASTVPLGRLARPADIGWAAAFLASDLASYISGATLELHGGGESPPYLAASSANK, encoded by the coding sequence GTGACCCGCCCCCACTCAGCCGACGCCATCAATGTGGGATTGGCCGGACGGGTGGTTCTGGTGACCGGCGGTGTGCGAGGCGTTGGCGCGGGAATCAGCTCCGTGTTCGCCGAGCAGGGCGCGACGGTGATTACCTGTGCGCGGCGAGCCGTCGAAACCCTGCCGTATGAGTTCCACTGCTGCGATATTCGCGACGAAGATTCGGTGGCTCGACTCATGAGTGCGATCGGCGAAGAACACGGCCGCCTGGATGTGCTTGTGAACAACGCCGGCGGATCTCCCTACGCGTTGGCGGCTGAAGCGACCCCCAATTTCCACCGGAAGATCGTTGAACTCAATTTGCTTGCACCACTGCTCGTTTCACAGCACGCCAATGCGCTCATGCAAGAACAGCCCAACGGCGGCTCGATCGTCAACGTGTGCAGTGTCAGCGGTCGCCGACCCTCCCCGGGTACCGCCGCCTATGGCGCCGCTAAGGCGGGTTTTGAAAACCTCACTGCCACGCTAGCCATGGAGTGGGCTCCTAAGATTCGGGTCAATGCGCTGGTCGTCGGCATGGTGGAAACCGAACAGTCAGAACTGTTCTACGGCGATGCCGAGTCGGTCGCCCGAGTGGCCAGCACGGTGCCGCTGGGCCGGCTGGCTCGTCCTGCCGACATCGGCTGGGCCGCGGCATTTTTGGCCTCTGACTTAGCTTCGTACATCAGCGGGGCGACGCTGGAGCTGCACGGTGGCGGCGAGTCTCCGCCGTATCTGGCGGCCTCGAGTGCCAACAAGTGA
- a CDS encoding bifunctional MaoC family dehydratase N-terminal/OB-fold nucleic acid binding domain-containing protein: MSDIHDTIAQIKAKGRSKPRPARDPVNQPMINNWVEAIGDDNPIYSDEAAARAVGHPGIVAPPAMIQVWTMMGLAGVRADDDPLPPIVKLFDDAGYIGVVATNCEQTYHRYLQPGEEVSISAELGEVIGPKQTALGEGWFINQHIVWQVGDEDVAEMHWRILKFKPAESSALPTDGSVPADLDPDLLMRPSRSRDTAFFWEGVSAHELRIQQRGDGSLQHPPVPAVWQSKDAPTQYVVSSGKGAVFSFVVHHAPKVPGRTLPFVIALVELEEGVRMMGELRNVDPAKVEIGMPVRAMYIDFPAGDSGPEWTLYAWEPDA, from the coding sequence ATGAGCGACATTCACGACACCATCGCACAGATCAAGGCGAAAGGTCGCAGCAAGCCACGGCCGGCGCGCGATCCGGTAAACCAGCCGATGATCAACAACTGGGTCGAGGCTATCGGGGACGACAACCCGATCTACAGCGATGAGGCCGCGGCCCGCGCCGTAGGCCACCCGGGAATCGTGGCTCCGCCGGCGATGATCCAAGTGTGGACAATGATGGGTCTGGCCGGAGTTCGCGCGGACGACGATCCGCTGCCGCCGATCGTCAAGCTGTTCGACGACGCCGGCTACATCGGAGTGGTGGCGACCAATTGTGAGCAGACCTACCACCGCTATCTGCAGCCGGGCGAGGAGGTCAGCATCAGCGCCGAGCTTGGTGAGGTGATCGGACCCAAGCAAACTGCCCTCGGCGAAGGCTGGTTCATCAACCAGCACATCGTGTGGCAGGTTGGCGATGAAGACGTCGCCGAGATGCACTGGCGCATTCTCAAATTCAAGCCTGCTGAGTCGAGCGCTTTGCCGACGGACGGCTCGGTGCCCGCAGATCTCGATCCTGACCTACTGATGCGTCCCTCGCGATCGCGTGACACCGCGTTCTTCTGGGAGGGAGTCAGCGCCCACGAGCTGCGGATCCAGCAGCGCGGCGACGGCAGCCTGCAGCATCCGCCAGTGCCGGCGGTGTGGCAAAGCAAGGACGCGCCGACACAATACGTGGTGTCAAGCGGCAAGGGTGCAGTGTTCAGCTTCGTAGTACACCATGCGCCGAAGGTTCCCGGCCGCACACTGCCATTCGTCATCGCGTTGGTCGAGCTGGAGGAAGGTGTTCGCATGATGGGCGAGTTGCGCAACGTGGACCCCGCCAAGGTGGAGATCGGAATGCCCGTCCGCGCAATGTATATCGACTTCCCAGCCGGGGATAGCGGACCAGAGTGGACGCTCTACGCCTGGGAGCCGGACGCATGA
- the echA20 gene encoding (7aS)-7a-methyl-1,5-dioxo-2,3,5,6,7,7a-hexahydro-1H-indene-carboxyl-CoA hydrolase translates to MPITSTTAEPGIVAVTVDYPPVNAIPSQGWFELADAITAAGANPDTRAVILRAEGRGFNAGVDIKEMQRTQGFTALIDANRGCFAAFRAVYECAVPVIAAVNGFCVGGGIGLVGNSDVIVASDDATFGLPEVERGALGAATHLSRLVPQHMMRRLFFTAATVDAATLHHFGSVHEVVARAELDEAALRVARDIAAKDTRVIRAAKEALNLIDVQRVNSSYRMEQGFTFELNLAGVADEHRDAFVEKS, encoded by the coding sequence ATGCCGATCACCTCCACCACGGCCGAACCAGGCATCGTCGCGGTCACCGTGGACTACCCGCCCGTCAACGCCATCCCGTCCCAGGGGTGGTTCGAACTCGCCGACGCCATCACGGCCGCGGGTGCCAATCCCGACACCCGAGCGGTGATCCTTCGCGCCGAAGGCCGCGGTTTCAACGCCGGGGTAGACATCAAGGAGATGCAGCGCACGCAGGGGTTCACCGCCCTGATCGACGCCAACCGCGGCTGCTTCGCCGCCTTCCGCGCCGTCTACGAGTGTGCGGTCCCGGTGATTGCGGCGGTCAACGGCTTCTGCGTGGGTGGCGGCATCGGCCTGGTTGGCAACTCCGACGTCATCGTGGCCTCCGACGACGCCACCTTCGGGCTCCCGGAAGTCGAACGAGGCGCCCTCGGCGCGGCCACGCATCTGTCGCGGCTCGTGCCCCAACACATGATGCGGCGGCTGTTCTTCACTGCCGCGACAGTGGACGCAGCAACCCTGCATCACTTCGGCTCGGTGCACGAGGTGGTGGCCCGCGCGGAACTCGACGAGGCGGCTTTGCGAGTCGCACGTGATATCGCCGCGAAAGACACCCGGGTCATCCGCGCTGCCAAGGAGGCGCTCAACCTCATTGACGTGCAGCGGGTGAACTCGAGTTATCGCATGGAGCAAGGCTTTACCTTCGAGCTCAACCTGGCCGGAGTGGCAGACGAGCACCGCGACGCGTTCGTGGAGAAGTCGTGA
- a CDS encoding nitroreductase family deazaflavin-dependent oxidoreductase, producing MPKSPPRFLNSRFTDFFIKWMSRLNTWLYRRNGGQGLGGTFQKIPVALLTTTGRKTGEPRVSPLYFLRDGDRVIVAASRGGSEKNPMWYLNLKANPKVQVQIKKEVLDRTARDATDQERAKYWAQLVDMYPSYEDYQSWTDRRIPIVVCDP from the coding sequence ATGCCGAAGTCACCACCGCGGTTCTTGAACTCGCGCTTCACCGATTTCTTCATCAAGTGGATGTCGCGCCTGAACACCTGGCTCTATCGCCGCAATGGCGGACAGGGCCTTGGTGGCACCTTCCAGAAGATCCCCGTTGCGTTGCTCACCACGACGGGCCGCAAGACCGGCGAGCCGCGGGTGAGCCCGTTGTATTTTCTGCGCGACGGAGACCGGGTGATCGTGGCCGCCTCACGGGGCGGTTCGGAAAAGAACCCGATGTGGTACCTCAACCTCAAAGCCAACCCAAAGGTGCAGGTGCAGATCAAGAAAGAAGTTCTCGATCGCACGGCGCGAGACGCCACCGACCAAGAACGGGCTAAGTACTGGGCACAGTTGGTGGATATGTATCCGTCTTACGAGGACTACCAGTCGTGGACCGATCGACGAATTCCGATAGTCGTCTGCGATCCGTAG
- a CDS encoding lipid-transfer protein produces the protein MLSGKAAIAGIGATDFSKDSGRSELRLAAEAVRDALDDAGLTPADVDGLTTFTMDTNSEVAVARAAGIGELKFFSKIHYGGGAACATVHQAAMAVATGVADVVVAYRAFNERSGMRFGQVMTRLVGNAGAPADSTAADNSFSYPHGLSTPAAQVAMIAKRYMHLSGATSRDFGAISVADRKHAANNPHAYFYQKPITIEEHQNSRWIAEPLRLLDCCQETDGAVAIVVTSVERAQDLKHRPAVVVAASQGSSPDQYTMVSYYRPELDGLPEMGLVGRQLWEQSGLTPADIQTAILYDHFTPFTLIQLEELGFCGKGEAKDFIADGAIELGGRLPINTHGGQLGEAYIHGMNGIAEGVRQLRGTSVNPVADVEHVLVTAGTGVPTSGLILG, from the coding sequence GTGCTGTCCGGTAAGGCCGCCATCGCCGGAATCGGCGCCACCGACTTCTCCAAGGACTCAGGTCGAAGCGAGTTGCGATTGGCGGCCGAGGCAGTGCGTGACGCTCTCGACGACGCCGGTCTCACCCCGGCAGATGTCGACGGGCTCACAACCTTCACCATGGACACCAACTCCGAGGTTGCTGTTGCGCGCGCGGCGGGTATCGGCGAGTTGAAGTTCTTCTCCAAGATCCACTACGGCGGCGGAGCAGCCTGCGCCACCGTCCATCAGGCGGCCATGGCCGTCGCGACCGGAGTCGCCGACGTTGTGGTGGCGTACCGGGCCTTTAACGAACGCTCCGGCATGCGGTTCGGTCAGGTGATGACCCGGTTGGTGGGAAACGCTGGCGCTCCGGCCGATTCGACGGCTGCCGACAACTCGTTCTCGTATCCGCACGGACTGTCGACCCCGGCCGCGCAGGTCGCGATGATCGCCAAGCGGTACATGCACCTGTCGGGCGCGACCAGCCGGGACTTCGGGGCGATTTCCGTGGCCGACCGCAAGCATGCTGCGAACAACCCGCACGCGTACTTCTACCAGAAGCCGATAACGATTGAAGAACACCAGAATTCGCGATGGATTGCCGAACCGCTGCGACTGCTGGACTGCTGCCAGGAGACCGACGGCGCGGTCGCGATCGTGGTGACGTCCGTGGAACGCGCGCAAGACCTGAAGCACCGGCCAGCGGTCGTCGTTGCGGCGTCCCAGGGCTCTAGCCCGGACCAGTACACGATGGTGAGCTATTACCGCCCTGAGCTCGACGGGCTGCCCGAGATGGGCCTGGTGGGACGGCAGCTGTGGGAGCAGTCCGGGCTGACGCCAGCCGACATCCAGACCGCGATTCTCTACGACCACTTCACACCGTTCACCCTGATTCAGCTGGAGGAGTTGGGATTCTGCGGCAAAGGCGAAGCCAAGGACTTTATCGCTGACGGAGCGATCGAGTTAGGCGGGCGATTGCCCATCAACACCCACGGTGGTCAGCTCGGTGAGGCCTATATCCACGGGATGAACGGCATCGCGGAGGGTGTTCGGCAGTTGCGGGGCACCTCGGTGAACCCGGTGGCCGATGTCGAGCATGTGCTCGTCACCGCCGGGACTGGGGTGCCGACGTCGGGCCTCATCTTGGGCTAG
- the fadE29 gene encoding acyl-CoA dehydrogenase FadE29, whose translation MFIDLTAEQRQLQAEIRQYFSNLISSDETKEMAKDRHGPAYRAVIRRMGQDGKLGVGWPTEFGGLGFGPIEQQIFVNEAHRADVPLPAVTLQTVGPTLQVYGSEMQKKKFLPAILAGEVHFAIGYTEPEAGTDLASLRTTAVRDGDHYIVNGQKVFTTGAHDADYIWLACRTDPEAAKHKGISILIVDTKDPGYSWTPMILSDGAHHTNATYYNDVRVPADMLVGEENAGWRLITTQLNNERVMLGPAGRFAGIYDRVHEWASKPGGDGVTPIDHSDVKRALGEIHSIWRINELLNWQVAASGEDINVADAAATKVFGTERVQHAGRLAEEIVGKYGNPAEPDTAELLTWLDSQTKRNLVITFGGGVNEVMREMIAASGLKVPRVPR comes from the coding sequence ATGTTCATAGACTTGACTGCCGAGCAGCGGCAGCTGCAAGCCGAGATACGGCAATACTTTTCGAATTTGATCTCTTCTGACGAGACGAAGGAGATGGCGAAGGACCGCCACGGTCCCGCGTACCGCGCGGTCATCCGGCGGATGGGCCAGGACGGCAAGCTGGGCGTTGGGTGGCCAACGGAGTTCGGTGGTCTGGGTTTCGGTCCCATCGAGCAGCAGATCTTCGTCAACGAAGCGCATCGGGCGGATGTGCCATTGCCCGCGGTGACCCTGCAGACGGTGGGTCCGACGCTGCAGGTGTACGGCAGCGAGATGCAGAAAAAGAAGTTCCTGCCGGCGATCTTGGCCGGCGAGGTGCACTTCGCCATCGGCTACACCGAGCCGGAAGCCGGCACCGATCTGGCCTCGCTGCGCACCACGGCGGTCCGCGACGGTGACCACTACATCGTCAATGGCCAGAAAGTGTTCACGACCGGTGCGCACGACGCCGACTACATTTGGTTGGCATGCCGCACCGACCCGGAAGCCGCCAAGCACAAAGGTATTTCGATTCTGATCGTTGACACCAAAGACCCCGGGTACTCGTGGACTCCGATGATTCTGTCCGACGGAGCCCACCACACCAACGCCACGTACTACAACGACGTTCGAGTGCCGGCCGACATGCTGGTCGGCGAAGAAAACGCGGGCTGGCGGCTGATCACCACCCAGCTCAACAACGAGCGGGTGATGCTTGGACCGGCGGGCCGATTCGCCGGTATCTACGACCGGGTACACGAGTGGGCATCCAAGCCGGGTGGTGACGGCGTCACGCCGATCGATCACAGCGATGTCAAACGTGCTCTGGGAGAGATTCATTCGATCTGGCGGATCAACGAACTGCTCAATTGGCAGGTTGCCGCTTCGGGTGAGGACATCAACGTGGCCGATGCGGCGGCGACGAAAGTCTTTGGTACGGAGCGTGTCCAGCATGCGGGTCGACTTGCCGAGGAGATCGTTGGAAAATACGGTAATCCCGCCGAGCCGGATACTGCCGAGCTGCTCACCTGGCTGGACTCGCAGACCAAGCGCAATCTGGTGATCACCTTCGGCGGAGGCGTCAACGAAGTCATGCGCGAGATGATCGCCGCCTCTGGCCTCAAGGTGCCGCGGGTGCCACGATGA